The Ascaphus truei isolate aAscTru1 unplaced genomic scaffold, aAscTru1.hap1 HAP1_SCAFFOLD_806, whole genome shotgun sequence nucleotide sequence CTTCATTTGATGCTGCAGAAGGAGGGgcgcggcaccaggtaagtgacTATGGCCGGCAGTTTTTGTAAATCCACTACTGGTGACCCTCGGTACCATCCCCTGCTGGGGTAACAAAATTGCATCCTTTTGGCCCACGTGCCATGGGAGGTTTTAGATCCAGTAAGTACCAACAGCAACTACAGAAgttagtatcttgggaagcatggggtccgcAGAACCAAaacgaatgcggttcagcttcatACCGATTTACAATATGTGACCTTAGTATGGAATGCTCCTTTCAGAATTAAATATCTTAACAAATGTATAGATCCTTTTTATCTTAAGTTTGATATTTACATTATATGCATGCGTTGTCTGGTTTTCAAAACGTAAACATTTTCAttgaccaaggaggcgcgagcttccccccccccctctcataaaaaccctctacataaagacatacaaataacaagaggacacatatatggaggtaaaaggccgcggcttatttattaacacaaatggggatagcgtaccacctgtccgcgccagaatgctcagggctgggcaacgcaaagggggcacccggaagtacgtcccggtgacctgcccaaTTGCTTCAAACCCCCCGAtaaccagccccgagccacttctggggaacaagcacctacccccccccccccccaactgccgccgcgacaaagcaatTGGTCCACTGACCCCTCCATCGTTATCTTTTCTTCCTTGTCTCGAATATATACTCTTATTTATctgcaaaataaagaaatgttaacacccccccccccaactgccgccaccaacgggcctgtttaacccccttaaatcagacccgtaccgccatacccctTATGACCTCTTCCAAACCTTCCTGTAAATCATTATTAAACATATCCACACCCACATCCGACAACTGTACCCCATCTTCCCTAAACCATCCACTCAATTAAAAACTAAACTGCGGGTGACGAATGACCCCACCCCCACATTGAACCAAGAAATTCCCCACcttcctgtttaacctcttcctcATCTTGTTAACTCTCCCCGGGATACGCGCACCTTTCCAAACCAACCTGCATATTATCTTATTATCTCGGACCAAAATAATTGCACCTTTGGCCAAAACGCTAACATGCGCGCCAAATCTTGCTTAATCTGCTGGAATAAATCAATCGACCGCAATTTTGCCACATCATTACCCCCAACATGAATAATGATGATGTCCGGTGCCCTCCTACCCCTGGCCCTAGAAATTAGCAGCGGAAAAAGACGTCCCCACcgcatccctctcatcccccaccacGTTACCTCCACCTGCTCCATACTCAAACCTAAATTCTTTCCATACGGGCGCGAATTCACCCTCTTCCCCGCCCAGTGTACCATTGAATCTCCCACGATCCAAATTACCACGAAATCTGAGGAGGCAAAAACATggtgggaaaaaagaaaaacaacagcaGAGTGATTACTCTATCGCAACATTCTCCCCTACCAAATCCGGCCTGATGTATGTCCGGTAACTGTCTGACTTCCAGCGCCCAATCCTCCGTATCTTTGCTACCGCGAGCCCAACGCGTGCTGCTTCCGTCGCTGCCCCAATGCGAAAAGAATGCGTTCCATACTGCCCCCTTCTAACCCTTGCTGCTTGAGACACATCCGAAAGACCCGCAAATATTGAAACCTTGACAATGCCCCCCCGTTCATGTGCACTAACAGTGGACCCCCTTGTTCTGgcctaatggccaaataatcttccAAAGCTTTTACTGGGCACACCACACTTCCAGGCAAACCCTTCAACAAGATCCACGCTCCCTTTCCTTTCGGATCCGTTTTAGACCTCCGTACCAGCAACCTCACCAAACCTTCTCCTAAACTTACGTCAGCCCGCTGCAAGCCACCCCCTCCTTTCTTGGATACACAAACCAATTCACCTGCTCACAGAGCTGCAAAAAATGCTATGATGAATGTGACCTTAAAAAGTACTGCCTCAAAACTGGAAGAGCATACCACGTCTGTGACCCACAACAAACCTTCCAAAATTACCGGCGTCACTGGTCTTCTGCCATCCCTGCTAGTTATCCCTTTAACCATGCCTGCTAGCACCTTCCTTACCACAAAACACATCAACCCTACCATTCAGCCTAAGGAAGAACGATATACCCGCCATCTTTCTCCCTATGGATCCACCAGCTAAACACTTGTCCCTCAAACTCATCATGTGACCCAGCAAAATGTCTACCTCCGAGATCTTTCCTCCCGCCAACCTTTCCGCCTCCCGAAATTCTCGCCAAGCAGCCACCTAAGCACCCCACGTACCCGGGGCGAGTGAAGCCTTGATTATATCAATCACACCTCCGTTACCAGATCCCACAAGACTGCTGGGCACCGTTCGCCCTGGGTCTCCGCCCCCGGTGCCAACCTCCGAAACAGCTCCATCTGCAAACGTGATAATGCATCAGCAATGTTGTTCTCCACCCCAGGAACATGCCTAGCCTTGAAACCTATATTAAGCTGTAAACACCGTAACACAAAATGCCTCAACAGAACCAACACTGGTGGGGACCGTGAACCAAAATTATTCACAGCCTCCACCACACCCAAGTTGTTGGACCAAAACGTCACCTCCCTGTTAGCAAACTTGTCCCCCCAAAGATGTACAGCCACTAGTAAAGGGAAAAGTTCAAAAAATGTCAGATTCCTGATAAGCTGAGTCCCTCGCCAATCCTCTGGCCATTCCTCCGCACACCAAGCTCCATTAAAATATACACCAAACCCTACTGACCCAGCCGCATCCGTAAATAGCTGCAGCTCATCGTTCCGCGCTGGACGCCCCCTCCACAACGTCCTTCCGTTGTAACTCTGTAAGAATTCTTGCCACACCACCAAATCCTTCCGAATATCTGTTGTGACCCGAATGAAGTGGTTGGGACACCTTACCCCCGCTGTAGCTGCTGACAAGCGCCTGGAAAACACCCTTCCCACAGGCATAATGCGAGCTGCAAGCACCAAATGGCCCATCAAAACCGGAAACTGTCTTAATGAGGCCTTCCTAAGAAGCATGAAATCCTTTATCATACTCTCCAAAACAACTAACTTCTCAGGAGGTAACCTATATTCCCTGTTCACTGAATCAATTACTATGCCCAGAAAACTGAGAGTGGTCGTGGGTGCCACTGTTTTTTCATTCGCCAAAGGAACCCCAAATTCGCGCGCCATGGCTGAAAATGAAAAAGCCACCTTGCGCACAAATCAGACCCCTGCGGACCAACGAaaaggaaatcatccaaataatgtatgatccctgctgcctgcaccctATTGCGGATCACCCACTCCAAAAATGTGCtgaatgtttcaaaataaaaacaagacaatgCACAACCCATAGGTAAACAAAGGTCAACAAAATAAAGCCCTTCCAACATACAGCCCGATAAATGAAAACCATCTGGATGTACCGGCAAGAGTCTGAAAGCTGACTTAACGTCAGCCTTCGCCATCAATGCCCCCTGCCCCATCCTTCCCACCAAAGCCGCCGCTTGATCAAAAGTGGCGTAGCTTACTGAGCATAAGTCCCTATCTATCCCGTCATTAACTGACGACCCTTTCGGGTAAGACAGATGTTGAATTAACCTGAAAGCCCCCGTCTCCTTTTTTGGAACCACTCCCAACAGTGACACCCTAAGATTTTTCAGTGGCGGGGAAAGGAAAGGGCCCGCCATTCTGCCCAACTCAATCTCTttatcaattttttcttttgccacatccccattcaacctgaccaacttcaaattcctctcgccccccgatccctcctgatactcaaaggggatcctgaatccttccttaaacccctctcgtaataagctagctgcccgtctattggggtatttttccaaaatgtgctgaatgtttcaaaataaaaacaagacaatgCACAACCCATAGGTAAACAAAGGTCAACAAAATAACGCCCTTCCAACATACAGCCCGATAAATGAAAACCATCTGGATGTACCGGCAAGAGTCTGAAAGCTGACTTAACGTCAGCCTTCGCCATCAATGCCCCCTGCCCCATCCTTCCCACCAAAGCCGCCGCTTGATCAAAAGTGGCGTAGCTTACGGAGCATAAGTCCCTATCTATCCCGTCATTAACTGACGACCCTTTCGGGTAAGACAGATGTTGAATTAACCTGAAAGCCCCCGCCTCCTTTTTCGGAACCACTCCCAACAGCGACACCCTAAGATTTTTCAGGGGCGGGGAAAGGAAAGGGCCCGCCATTCTGCCCAACTCAATCTCTttatcaattttttcttttgccacatccccattcaacctgaccgacttcaaattcctctcgccccccgatccctcctgatactcaaaggggatcctgaatccttccttaaacccctctcgtaataagctagctgcccgtctattggggtatttttccagccaaggcgccattgcctctgctgaaactggcgttcccgccttcctgaacagcctgctgtcctgctcccttgAAACCCTTACTATCTTTCTTAAAGCACTTTGATTTGGGATGCTGACCCCCGCACCCAGCGCAAGTATGTTGGAATCTACATACAATTCTCAAAATTGCATCTTGACTCGTTGTAACGCCAACATACCCCCGACTGCTTCCCACCTGCACGCCCTCTCCCTGATGTGCGCACCTGAAAATGCTCCCGCCAGACCCCTTTGAGGCTATTTGACCCACGAAAGGACGACCCCCCGTGTTTCTGAAACGCTTTTCTAATCGTATCCTGATACTTAAAAAGCGCCGAGCATAAATGCGGATCCTTTTCCCCCGCAACGCCCGCCAAAATCCCAAATGCCTGCGACCAATTACTGAACTTGCGAGGAAAAAGACGCTTTTCCACATCCTCCTTTTtagcctccccctttttttttccggATTTAGCTACCGCTTCATTGTAACCCGGAAGCAATGACAAAATCTCAACGTAATCACCCGCCCAAATCTTTTCCTTTACTTCCTTTGACAAATGCACGCCTAAGGAACGTGATATGGTCGTACATGAGTCCCCATAGGCCGCATCCGGCAGCCTTTTTGAACCTGCCAATGGCCTTCCGAGCCCTGTCCCCTGCCCAGCACCTGAATTCACCACCGGATGCTCACCTAACAAACTAACAACTGTCGTTAAATCAGCTCCTTGTCCCGCCACCTGCACCGGCAATGCTGTGGCCGATGCCAACGCATCTTGAATAACTTTCGGCACTGTGCTAAGGGTACAACCTGCTGTACTCTCCCCACCCAAAGACACCTGAGCCAACTCTCCACCCACTGTTCCACGGTTGCTCCCCCCATCAAGCACTGAATCTGACCCCCCCTGCCGCTCACTTGACTTGCATGCCTCCACTGCTTGCTTAGTGGATAATAACGTTGTCATCGGCAATAAAGCTAACTGAACGCCCTTAACCACCGCACTAATCATTCTTGCCTCGGCATCGCCCGCTAACCCCAACTCCAACACCTGTGGCCCAGGGGAGCTAACAATGCCCGGCAAGGTAACGCCCTTATTTCCCAAACAAGCAACTCTTTTTCGCTTACCCTTCGATGCCCCAGTCCCCGGCGGTGTTttgaaccgcctgtcgggacctgcCCCAAGACCCTTGTCCTCTAAGCCTCTGACAGCAAGCTCAACCCGAGGCCCGGACCGCTTGCGAGCCGTGGACGACGTACCAGCGCCACGAAGCGAGGTCGACCGCGTCCCGGCCGTTCCAGATTTACCTGTAAATGAGGAAGCAAATATTAAACCCCCAATTAAGCTAACCTTTATTCCTGAATAaacgcttattttttttttttttttaaaaggaccaATCCTTTACCTACGTTCTCTTCTAGGCTGGGACCAAACCCCCcaacctctattttttttttttttttttttttttttattaccaactATCCTTTTCCAGCTTTCCTTTCACCAGTAACCGGCTATGGCGAGCATGTCGGCCCTCTCCCaaaatcccccccttttttttttttttaggggagaaATGGAATACTTAGCCACCTACTGCTCGCCTCCatccatgctttttttttttttttttatataaggttgggacccatgtcccacccctgtttttccagggacccatgtcccacccttgttttttttttttatttattttttttttctcagggacccatgtcccacccttgttttttccagggacccatgtcccacccttgctttttccagggacccatgtcccacaccggtttttgtggggacccatgtccaacacttgtttttgtggggacccatgtcccacacctgtttttgtggagacccatgtcccacccctgttttttccaggggcccatgtcccacacctgtttttgtggggacccatgtccaacacttgttttttgtggggacccatgtcgcacacctgtttttgtggagacccatgtcccacccctgtttttccagggacccaatgtcccacacctgttcatGTGGGAACCCATCTCCCAGGCTCCTCCCAAAAGTCACCCAGCCTTCAACCAAATAGGCTGTGATTTCCAAAAACTCCGCCATGACATACCCTTCTGCACCACCAACGCTTCCCGTGCTCCGTAACTAGGACCCCCTTCATCACTTGATGATGGCCACGCCTCAGCGCAGGTAGCATGGGAACCACCCTGTCCTCTCGCGTTTCCACGACTGCCCAAACTTCCTTGATCACTTCCAGCTTTCAGCACTAGTGCACACATCTGCTTCTGAAACCATCCTTCCTCATTGTTGTGCGCCTCCGCCAAAAGCTGCATGGTGCTGACCTGAAAGGACATCGCTACTAGCGCTGAATTTATCCAATGGCTCGTCAAACACTGGTTTAATTCCACCACCTAAATCCTGCCAGCAAACTACTCTTGAACTCTTGCCTGGCCGATCTTTCCACGAAAACCAGTTCACTTGAATAGACTTAGAACCGctctaaagcttttttttttttttaagtatggtgTCACCCACGACACGAAAAACCTTAGAATTGGCTTCCATTAACCACAACCAAGACCAACCTCAaaaggcgtttttttttttttaaacctttttttttttttaatatatatttttaattatttatttaattattattatttttttaaatggacagcccctgtttaaaagagtggaagaaaaaagggggggaaggaaaagggccaatatctccccaaggaggagggaggagggggggcaaaagcccaccattccagccaaaccacgaacagccccctcccccagacgTAATAACAGCcttgcccccagcccccccccaaaaaaaccaccCCCTGATCATCGTCAGGAGGCGGAACCACATGACACTCGTGTATGCAAAGACCTCCCTTGCCATTAGCCCAACCGCACGGCTAAGCGTGGGCTGGgcgagcctctcttcccccccccagccacacaaGCGGCCACAATAGGAGGACAGGAACAGGGCTCGCAAACGGCGCCAAGCAAAAACCTCCTCCACGCCGATGCGCCTTCCTACACGCATCAGCCCCAGGTAGGAGTCACTCTCCtcatccttctccctcctccccccgccgctGCTACCAATAAAACAGCGCGATAACGAAAGGCAGGACAAAAACCTATCCCTACTCgcaatccccaacctccccccgagcaccggcaaaaccggcaaaaacacatggggggggggggggggcggagggtccctcaccacgaggaaggaagggaggtcccacgcaggacaaaaaacaacagccttacttgcaattcccccccccccccccccccgggcactggcaaaaccggcaaaaacacacggggggaggcggagggtccctcaccacgaggagggaagggaaaatccCTCACCCCGGGAGGGGGGCCCAAATCAAACCAATTTTAACCTACTAAAcgcaggagaagagaggagagtgtgtgaaactgttgaacgccaaggaacaagtgacagttgcttgttccttggctctatttaaaaactaaccgccccaactgccttccctgatcgtgcacgcgaccaacagcctagctgggggggggggggggccgcaccccccggtcaatagctgtagccacccatgcgggctaggccagctctataacGGGTAATGAGGATAttacatttagattttttttttttaatacgtgGGGTTTATTGATTGTTATTCACATGTTCCAATGATAAAGGGGGTGACCCCCTTGCCAGGTGTGATTTGCCTTTTGTGTTGGCAAAACAGAGTGTAGAGTAGATTATTGATTTTATCTATGAAGCATGTTTATACAGTAGCTGAATATAGATTCCCAGTTCACCAGCGTGGCCTCAAATTCTCTCGCCTCACAATTCCATCATTTTAACTTGAGTATGGTTTAACCAGCATTTATCAGCTGGCTGTTCATAGGAGTTATCAAAAAGTCGAACGAAGATGCAATGCTGATACCTGAAATTTGTTTTAATGGGTGACATTATTTACCAGACATCCATATTCTGTAATTATTTCACTGTTTTTAGAATAAAGGTGTGATACTTTCGTTTTACTCCTTGTCAGGTGCATGCGATTGAAGATAATATTAATGTGTGCTGTGACAGCTACGTTATCTCCGGTAAGAAGGATAAAATATTACTctgtccctaaaaaaaaaaaatactaaatgaATTGGTTTGCAAGAATATATTTTCTTTCTGTTAAAGGTGAAGATGACAGTGGAAGCCATCCAGATACTACCAGCAATTCCGAACTGAAATCTTCTAATGTAagtactgtcacaggagaccagaacttttacaccgggatcactagcaccaaatAGGACAAGGTTGTTgagtaaaatgaggtttattctggcacgccagcagacaaaacaaagatgcacaaagcaagatacaataccacctggggagtagactagcctcgctaggtgcaggggcctgcttcaaaaaggcttgccctgtccgcttctcgtccaggatatcagagtgctgatcacacagcagcccctctaacgtatctccagctggtcacagtcaagatccaaactccttcacagaatgtctcccagatagattctctgatcagcagtgcctcttatatagccctctgttgctatcctttacatgggacgggttgctggccaatcagagcagacCTGATTGACCACTCTTTCCCACTCGCCAAATGTCTTTAACACCTCCACGTTCCCAGCCTTTGTCACAATACACATTTCTCTGAaggaacctcagctgattaaatcacagagtcccctctatagaaatgtacacatgcaaatcacattacaagTCTGTCATCTTAGAAATGAGCACATACAGTCACCTAATCCAatttacactttacagggctgactcccaaatcacatcacagaacaatgttgattcactaaactgggggcttgcatttacagggaataaagtgctttgatttacatacatagtgcattatactttccctgttctcccccagatattaaagtacatttggccaaaataagccttacataggtggccaagttacatggattatggggtagctagctgggcttcatcccagttttgtgatgaCAGCTACCCCATCCATCacaagtacaggtagtcctcgctgtcCAACGTTTCacattacaatgaatggcatatccaatgctttacaatgcaaccctatgggccatttttctacgccggaatgcgttatccaacgctcaccaccactgattaacatgggactcactttacaacgttttcattatccaacgctacttccagaacggattctgttggataaccaaggactgcctgttATTTATTTGCTCCTGATAATGAATGCAACACGAAGGCCTCggtcagggtggcgctgagcgggcgctcacgctggccgcgatgaaacacattgcgacaatgtgtggccagtgtgagcaaGTGCATGAGCGGCGCCTACCTGCTTGCcaaagcaagcaaaattgaatttgttcCTCGCACATCACGTGAgctgtttgcccaatgagggcgaaccagctctgtgacgtcatggccgcgcccccagtgtGCGCATCTAGCCAGCCACAAATCTCCCAACCGAGCAGGgagagtgacgtcaccgcgcatgagcgcccgctccctgcctggcctctGCCTAAGGCTTAATAAATTGTTTGCATGAGAATGTTTTGCTTTATTGTTCAGCCATTAACTACATTATTTAGGGTGCTTTTGTGTGTACCTCTGATGGGGAGGGAGCGTCCttctaatcattcaatctgactaCATCTGTCTGTCTTCAATGACAAAAACACTCTAACATGGAGTGAAATGAGTGTGGAGGTAATTGCAGCAGTTCAATGAACCAATCCCTATTAGTATTTATATTGacaggaaacaaaaacaaaaagaacttaCCCTGTTACTCTTCCGTCACTATGTATTAATGTTCCTTCATAGTTTTAAATGATTCAATGACTgtcatacattttttaataaaccAACAACTAGAATTTTTCAGAGATAATTGAGTGTACAGAGATTTACAAACCCCTGCATCTCTTTTTCATGTGCAGATGAAGATGCACAACTCTCTCAGCGATTACCCGCACGATCTAGCGTGCCTAAAAGGGTTCAGTTGTTGCTGCTCCCTCATTGGATACAGTGAAATTCATTATTAACTTATTACATTGTTTTGCTGGTGACTTAATTGCCTGATCTATTTTCTTATAtatacgctccgcgctgagcccctgcatcctcaatgaggatgccttgagagggggctcacgcgagcgtccgcaggcatgctgaggcgctggatttttcagccgacagccaagctgtttttcagagcgctgtcggctgaaaacaaccaatcagcgcggagcagcgtcaatgtcacggcgccgtgacgttgacattggtgcgtcgcgggcgattggcccagcgacgtcactgccccgcctccctcagtctccccccgcctccgatcgcgcccgctggctcgcctgcatgggcatgaaatcgcgcagatttcagcaggcgagcctcagcgtcagcgcggtccagccctgcttccccttctatggaCCCAGCCTTAGGCTTGGATTTGAACCAGGGATGGTGGCTATTTTGTCCGATGTGGAATGTGTTGCTTACAAAAACAGGAAGTCCATCTTCAGTTTGGAGGCAAACTGACCACCAGAATTTCCCACGTTTGCGCaatgtaaccatttatttaaAATTCGTTTTTGAGAGACGGGCTTTTTTTCTGTTTCAATTTTGTTGTTGCAATTAGTTAATACAAAGAAGTGAGATtttagctcaggggacgggtttaaagctgcagttcaagcaatatcctacgtgtatgtttgttttaataaatcagttctgtacaatgagaaaatacttgtagcccttttttttttttaacaattttttaaagacatttttaatgtattataatgtaacaagcatttttgtttctatagcaaccatttacaaagtcacacacacttcctcttctgaaacgctctggcataccccttttgccctctctagcagtacaccaattgtatctagtggctgcctggtcacatgatctttcccacagaactttgcatcttggggaaTCTTCTGCTGCCCTAATGGTGATGTAAAGAACCCCCAAAACCAAATCTTCAGCGATTAATTACAGGAGAAacaatcgatctgcagcttagctaatcacttgtcagtgtgcagattttattgatgcacatattaaatgaaaaaataaatacattaaaaaaaaacggcagcctGAACTGCAGATTTAAGTAAATCATTCCATTTATGTGACACCCCATACTTTTTGGATCAAGTTAAAGGTCTATTTTCCCGTGGGAGGTATCCACAAAATATCACTGCACAGTATGGTCTGTCCAAAATGAAATCGGAAGGTGGGTGCTGAATCCTCCccttcttccctttttttttaaaaattatataaatatgctTCATGATCTATTCTAtactatatatagtgatatatatatatatatatatatatatatatatatatatatatatatatatatatatatatatatatatatatatatttttaacaggaTCATGCTCCTTTAGTGCATTTTTCAGATCTGAAGCTTGGGAAAAAATATGTTGCAGATGTAGATATTATTGTTCACTTCAATGAAAGAGCAATTCCTAAAACATTGGCCGTAAGTATATATTTTTGAATCTTACATTTTAGAACCACTGCTCTGTACACATTGCAAGTTCTCTCCAAACAActcttccacacacacattttccatGATATCTCACTTTTTAGTCTCCTATTCCTCAACTTGCATCCAAAACCTCTGCCGGGTCCAAACATTTTCTACCTACCCTGGAACATCAAATTTGCCTTACCCTTCACATAAGGTGTCTGAAAAACGCCTTCCTTCGAAGAATGGTTTTCAACATCCTCCTGTTATGTTACTCTGCTTATTCCTGCCTCTACTGCAACACACAttagctcaggggtgggcaactccaatcctcatgggccaccaacaggtccggtattaaggatatccctgcttcagcgcaggtggcagtttttgactgagccacctgtgctgacgcaggaatATCATTaataccagacctgttggtggcccttgaggactggagttgcccacccctgtgctagattCATAGTAGTCTTTACAACCACACCcatcttttgaagtgaaactttaaTGGCACCTAGTAAATTCTCATAGGACAAAATCTCCTTCACGGAGGCGAAAatgtgtaacggaagtgacgtaatTTGCTGGTGCTGCACCGCGCATACACAGAAGTGGTCGCCGCATGCGCAGGTGACATCAGAACCGCTTGTGCAGGAGCAGTCagagtgcatgcgcagaagcggcaaaAGTTGCATCCACATGCGTACAAACGCCTGATGGCATTCGCGCATGTGCTGAAGAACTTTTCCattatcgtgcatgcgcagaaacaACTAACAGAGGCCAGCACCGCATTCGCAGAAACGACCAGAGCCGCTTGTGCATGCGTGTAAACGGCCGTCCACCCTCACGCATGCATAGAAGAGGTTTCCCAttttcacgcatgtgcagaaacagCCAGAGCTGCTTGCACATGTGCTGGATGTTGGGAAACGTTGCTATGGTGTTCCCACTATTTATGGCACACCTGGCACATTTTGTGAGGTAAATTCTCGCTTCATCAAAGGTGATTCAATAGCCCTCTAAATGAGCAGAACATGAGCTTATAAAGAAGTAACAATTGATATTACACACCCATCTGTTaaattcattgtatgtatgaaagaaagtacaactct carries:
- the LOC142486290 gene encoding uncharacterized protein LOC142486290 isoform X2; translated protein: MSFQVSTMQLLAEAHNNEEGWFQKQMCALVLKAGSDQGSLGSRGNARGQGGSHATCAEAWPSSSDEGGPSYGAREALVVQKGKSGTAGTRSTSLRGAGTSSTARKRSGPRVELAVRGLEDKGLGAGPDRRFKTPPGTGASKDGAVSEVGTGGGDPGRTVPSSLVGSGNGGVIDIIKASLAPGTWGA
- the LOC142486290 gene encoding uncharacterized protein LOC142486290 isoform X1 translates to MSFQVSTMQLLAEAHNNEEGWFQKQMCALVLKAGSDQGSLGSRGNARGQGGSHATCAEAWPSSSDEGGPSYGAREALVVQKGKSGTAGTRSTSLRGAGTSSTARKRSGPRVELAVRGLEDKGLGAGPDRRFKTPPGTGASKGKRKRVACLGNKGVTLPGIVSSPGPQVLELGLAGDAEARMISAVVKGVQLALLPMTTLLSTKQAVEACKSSERQGGSDSVLDGGSNRGTVGGELAQVSLGGESTAGCTLSTVPKVIQDALASATALPVQVAGQGADLTTVVSLLGEHPVVNSGAGQGTGLGRPLAGSKRLPDAAYGDSCTTISRSLGVHLSKEVKEKIWAGDYVEILSLLPGYNEAVAKSGKKKGEAKKEDVEKRLFPRKFSNWSQAFGILAGVAGEKDPHLCSALFKYQDTIRKAFQKHGGSSFRGSNSLKGVWREHFQVRTSGRGRAGGKQSGVCWRYNESRCNFENCM